tttttattaacaaataaaatatgcacAAAACTACACGTGGCAGATCTTGTACATCTTGCAAGTTTTCACAAAGCAAACACTTGTATCTATCAATCacatcaagaaacagaacattaccaACACTTCAGAAGCCCTTTCTGTCACCTTCCTGTTCCTATTGCCCTTCCAGGAAAACCCCTCCAGGAGCTTTGATAATATCATAGATCGGTGTAGCctattttgaactttatttaaataGGTTCATATAGTATATACACTTTTGTGTCTCACTTTTGGGGTCAACATTGTGAAACTGTCTTCCTGTGTTAgccatttaaaaacatgttatatAATTTGTTATAGAAAAAACTATTCAGATATTGTCTTTGTAACTTCTTATACTAGATTTCTGTAATGTCAAGAAAACATTTcagattttcaatttcatttgtaaAGTAAGTAGCTTACATTCCTCAAATTCATATAACTGGACATGACAATGTCAAACATCTCAATACTCTCCCCTTTATCCcactttattgttattatattgcttatatactttttaatgatTCATGAAAATTCAGATACATAAATATAAGTAGAAATTAGAATCTCTAAAGAAGGAAGTAGAAATGGGAAATGAAACCCATGCTTACTGActgatttctgtttctctcctattCAGGTAACAAGATACAATCCTCCCAAAGTCAATGAATGACATAAATCATTCCCGGGTGACCGAGTTTGTGTTGCTGGGGCTCTCTAATTCCCAGGAGCTCCAGCCTTTCTTGTTTCTCATATTTTCACTACTTTACCTAGCAATACTGCTGGGCAACTTTCTTATCATCCTCACTGTAACCTCAGATGCCCGCCTTCATACCCCCATGTACTTCCTGCTTGCGAACCTCTCTTTTATAGATATATGCGTTGCCTCTTTTGCTACCCCTAAAATGATTGCAGACTTTCTGGTTGAGCACAAGACTATTTCATTTGATGCCTGCCTGGCCCAGATTTTCTGCGTTCACCTTTTCGCTGGCAGTGAAATGGTGCTCCTTGTATCCATGGCTTATGACCGTTACGTTGCTATATGCAAACCTCTCCACTACATGACAATAATGAGTCGCCGTGTGTGTATTATTCTTGTTCTCATCCCCTGGCTTGTGGGTTTCATCCATACTACTAGCCAGTTGGCATTTACTGTTAACTTGCCTTTTTGTGGCCCAAATCAGGTAGACAGTTTTTTCTGTGACCTCCCTCTAGTGACAAAGCTGGCCTGCATAGACACTTATGTTGTCAGCCTACTTATAGTTGCAGACAGTGGCTTTCTTTCTATGagctcctttctccttttggttGTCTCCTACACTGTGATACTTATCACCGTCAGGAACCGCTCCTCTGCTAGCATGGCAAAGGCCCGCTCCACACTGACTGCTCATATCACTGTGGTCATACTATTCTTTGGACCATGCATCTTCATCTACGTGTGGCCCTTCAGTGGTTATTCTGTTGACAAAGTCCTTGCTGTTTTTTACACCATCTTTACTCCCATCTTAAACCCAGTTATTTACACTCTAAGGAACAAAGAAGTGAAGGCAGCTATGTCAAAACTGAAGAGTCGGTACCTGAAGCCTGGTCAGGTTTCTACAGTCATAAGAAATGTTCTTTTCTGGGAAACAAAGTAAACTTATACAACTGTAACTACTGTAGCCTTATTCCTAGACAATTACAAATGGAATCACTATGATGTAAAAGTAGATCATTTTGACCAATGGGAAGGGTAGATTAATTTGATTGAGtgagtaattataataaaattataataattccaAAGAATGGtcctttttgatatttaaattctcttcccttattgtgttctttttttttcctatttccttctttttatttaaaaaaatttaatatatagcTTTTGAGTACATTCAGAAATGGCATTTACtcagatgaaataaataagttgtATGTCTACCTCTCAAAACAGGACCACTCAGATGTCAATTATGTACTAATAGGTATATTTCTCTATACAATAGAGAAAACAGATTTACATATACAGGATAAACCTAAATAAGACTTTATTTCACAGAGCTATGTACTGATACATACATGAAGATAATGCTATGATTGGTGTTAATGGTATAGgaacacataaaatattaaggCTATTCAGCAAAGGCACAGTCAACACTTTAACAAATCCTTCTTCAATGTTGCTGCTTAATACATATTATTCATGTAAAACAACTTGCTGAATAAACTTATTCACCAGAGTGTGTTGCATTTGTTAGTTGGggtaatttctgtttatttttataaaaatattgtatttatttatttgacagagaaacagtccagtgtgagcagggggaaaggcagagggtgagaagaggggagaagcaaaatctctgatgagcagggaaccctatttcaaggctcaattccaggaccccagaatcatgacatgagtcaaaggcaaatgcctaactgactgagtcacccaggcactcatTAATTTCTGTTAATACTGATAAAATAATCTGGAGAATTTCATAGTTGAGTTATAATTCTTTACCACTTGTCATCATGATTATGGGAGTCTGAAAGCTCATAtaaaacacacactctctctccataGGCCTTCATAATTCCTGTCTTCTCAAATAAGGtagtattttacatattaataacTGTTAGAAAGAATCATTTTTCTATGTGGActtagttaaaattttatttttatattgcataATGCAGGTCCAGAAAATGATAATACCACATTTCAAGAACTTTGGGATAGCCATGAACTTACTCCTTCATGATCACTtatgaaaatgagatttttttctaggAATCCTCACTATAGGTTATTTGAGGCTTTTACTCTTTCATTGTATTCaagtttttcctgtattttctactGTGTTCTAGTTTCACATTCTGTTATAATGTTACCTGTTTTTTAGATCCCAATCCTTAGAATATCTTAAGGGAATGCTctgttggttttttgaaagaatcaataagatcaataaaccattggccacactaatccaaaagaaaagacagaaagcccaaattcatttaattatgaatgaaaagggagagatcacaactaacaccaaggaagtagaaacaatcatcagaagttattatcaacagttatatgacaataagctaagcaacctagatgaaatggatgcattcctggaaaactataaactcccaaaattgaaccaggaaaaaattgacaacctgaatagaccactTTCtggtaatgagattgaagcagtgatcaaaaacctcccaaaaaaacaagagcccaggacctgatggattccctgggaattctaccaaactttcaaagaagaaataacacctattctcctgaagctgtttcaaaaaactgaagcagaaggaaaacttccagactctttctatgaagccagcattaccctgatccccaaaccaggcaaagaccctaccaaaaaggagaatttcagaccaatatcactgatgaatatggatgctaagattctcaacaagatcctagcaaacaggatccaacagcacattaaaaagattatccaccatgaccaggtgggattcatccctgggatacaaggatggttcaacattcgcaaatcaatcaacatgataaaacaaattaatacgAGAAGAGATAAGAGCCATGtggtcctctcaatcaatgcagaaaaagtatttgacaaaatctagcatccgttcctgatcaaaacacttcaaagcatagggatagagggaacattcctgaacttcataaaatctatctatgaaagacccacagcaaggaatcgcctgggtggctcagtggcttaagcctctgccttcagctcaggtcatgatctcagagtcctgggatcgagccccacattgggctctctgctcagtggggagcctgcttccccctctctctctgcctgcctctctgcctacttgtaatctctctctgtctatcaaataaataaataaaaatcttaaaaaaaaaaaaaaaagaaagatccacagcaaatatcatcctcaatgggaaaaagcttgcagccttcccgttgagatcaggaacaagacaaggatgcccactctcaccactcttgttcaacatagtattagaagttctagcaacagcaatcagacaacaaagagaaataaaaggtatccaaattgacaatgaagaagtcaaactctctctctttgcagatgacatgattctttatatggaaaacccaaaagaatccaccctcaaactactagaactcatattactgaaagagaaaataagttctCACTTTTGAACCAGAGGCTACCAACTTATTATGGACCTAAAGacaaaagcaattctaaaagGAGATGTATAATGATACAGGGCTAcatatagaaataagaaaaaagtcaaacaaataaaaagaagactACAATAAAGACTAAAGTgagcagaataaatgaaataataaagatcagagtgaaaataaatgaaatagagacaaaaaaaaagtagaaagattcAATGAAACCTAGAGCtagttcttcaaaaagaaaattgataaatatatagccagataatcaagaaaaaagagaggacacAAACAAATTAAATCTGAAATGAAAGAGCAATATCAACTGATActgcagaaatacaaaggattataagagaatactatgaaaaattatatctaACAAATTGGACCAATTAGAATAAATGGATGTATTCTAAAAAAACGTACATCTAACATCCTAAAAACATCTTCAAAAGATGAATCAGGAGGAGATTCTACACCAGAACAAACCAATTAgtagtaacaaaattgaatcaaCAACccaaaaattcccaacaaataaaagcccaggacTGGATGAATTCCAGGATGAAATTCCAGGGAAATTgtaacaaatatttgaagaacagTTAACACTGAGGCACCCggatggctgagtcagttaaacatccaacttgattttggctcgggtcatgatctcagggttatgtgatgtgagatggagcccatactgggctccacgctgcacatggaacctgcttaagatgctctcttctcctctccttctgccactctccctctctaaaaaagataataaaagaataaggaACAGTTAatacatgatacatcacatcaacaagagaaatgataaaaacccCTATGATGAtttcaatagatggagaaaaagcatttgacaaagtacaaaatccattcataataaaaaccatcAACAGAGTAGTTTAGAGttaacatacttcaacataattaGGGCCATTATGAAAAACCTGCAtctaacatcacactcaatggtaaaaaaaaaaaaaaaaggagagctcTTCCAGTAAGagcaggaataagacaaagatgtttGCTTCCAACATGTTTATTCATCATAGAACTGGAAGccatagccaaagcaatcatacaagaaaaaaaaaaaaaataggctacCATACTGGTAAAGAAGTTCAACTgtcactatttgaagatgacatgatctatatatgtatatataaaaaaccctAGAGACTCTACCAAAAGGAACCAAACAAATGGGtaatgaaaaaaagagacaaacaaaaaccagattcATAAACTCATAGAAACCAatagttaccagaggagaggagggtgggggcaatgggtaaaataggtaaagattaagagtatacttatcatgaacactgagtaatgcagagaatgttgaatcactatcttataaacctgaaactaatataacacttatgttaattatactgtaatttaaaaattataagaaaaaataaagaattaatacctattctccttaagctattaaaaaaaaaaaaaagaaaaaaagaagaaggaaaatttccaaaacacTCCACTGGGTCAAACTGGACAcagaatctaccaaaaaaaaacaaactacaggACAAAATTGCTCATTAGCAGAGATGTAACAatcattaacaaaatattagcaaatgaaatccaacaatacattaaaaaaaaaataccatccacgttgttgcaaatggcaagatttcatttcttttgatggctgcatagtattccattgtgtatatataccacatcttcttgatccattcatctgttgatggacatc
This Mustela nigripes isolate SB6536 chromosome 13, MUSNIG.SB6536, whole genome shotgun sequence DNA region includes the following protein-coding sequences:
- the LOC131998642 gene encoding olfactory receptor 4K15-like, which encodes MNDINHSRVTEFVLLGLSNSQELQPFLFLIFSLLYLAILLGNFLIILTVTSDARLHTPMYFLLANLSFIDICVASFATPKMIADFLVEHKTISFDACLAQIFCVHLFAGSEMVLLVSMAYDRYVAICKPLHYMTIMSRRVCIILVLIPWLVGFIHTTSQLAFTVNLPFCGPNQVDSFFCDLPLVTKLACIDTYVVSLLIVADSGFLSMSSFLLLVVSYTVILITVRNRSSASMAKARSTLTAHITVVILFFGPCIFIYVWPFSGYSVDKVLAVFYTIFTPILNPVIYTLRNKEVKAAMSKLKSRYLKPGQVSTVIRNVLFWETK